Proteins from a genomic interval of Longimicrobium sp.:
- a CDS encoding tetraacyldisaccharide 4'-kinase, translating to MSLDAWVHRWWAGEAGAAGHALRVALAPAEAAFRVGVALRNRGYDAGWLRTERVDVPVISVGNVAVGGAGKTPFAAWLAARLREWGRLPAIVLRGYGEDEIVVHRELNPDVPVFRGARRIDPAREAVAAGCDVLVLDDAFQHRALARDLDLVLVAVDGWSARPRVLPRGPWREGTQALGRADVIVLTRKSAGAPRAREVAAEVARLHPGKPVVQVALRPVGLVPLGGGAGMPLDALAGRSVVAVAALATPGPYLQHLREAGAEVEPALYPDHHAFSAGEAAEIVNRTAGR from the coding sequence GTGAGCCTCGACGCCTGGGTCCACCGCTGGTGGGCGGGCGAAGCAGGCGCCGCCGGGCACGCGCTCCGCGTCGCCCTCGCACCGGCCGAGGCCGCATTCCGCGTCGGCGTCGCGCTCCGCAACCGGGGCTACGACGCGGGGTGGCTCCGCACGGAGCGCGTGGACGTTCCGGTGATCAGCGTCGGGAACGTGGCTGTGGGCGGGGCGGGGAAGACGCCATTCGCCGCGTGGCTGGCGGCGCGCCTGCGGGAGTGGGGGCGGCTCCCCGCCATTGTGCTCCGCGGCTACGGCGAGGACGAGATCGTGGTGCACCGCGAGCTGAACCCCGATGTCCCCGTCTTCCGCGGTGCCAGGCGGATCGATCCCGCGCGGGAGGCCGTGGCAGCGGGATGCGACGTCCTGGTGCTCGACGATGCCTTTCAGCACCGCGCGCTGGCACGGGACCTGGACCTGGTGCTGGTGGCCGTCGACGGATGGTCCGCCCGCCCGCGGGTGCTTCCGCGCGGACCCTGGCGCGAGGGCACACAGGCGCTCGGGCGCGCGGACGTGATCGTGCTCACGCGGAAGTCCGCGGGTGCGCCGCGGGCGCGCGAGGTGGCGGCTGAGGTTGCGCGGCTCCATCCGGGCAAGCCGGTCGTGCAGGTCGCGCTGAGGCCAGTGGGGCTGGTGCCGCTCGGTGGCGGGGCAGGGATGCCGCTGGACGCGCTGGCGGGGCGATCAGTCGTGGCCGTGGCCGCGCTCGCCACGCCAGGTCCCTACCTGCAGCACCTGCGCGAGGCCGGGGCGGAGGTGGAGCCGGCGCTGTACCCGGATCATCACGCGTTCTCGGCGGGCGAGGCGGCGGAAATTGTGAACCGCACGGCGGGACGGT